In Sphingomonas panacisoli, one genomic interval encodes:
- a CDS encoding Hpt domain-containing protein, which translates to MAYDPGAIDATLAAALGNEPTLIAELRVAFVDSAERAIASIEAATDAAGWALGAARLKGLAASFGAVRLMALASEAAETPHDAEMVRKLRRAVGRL; encoded by the coding sequence ATGGCTTATGATCCCGGAGCAATCGACGCCACTTTGGCGGCCGCCCTTGGCAACGAACCGACGCTGATTGCGGAACTGCGTGTCGCATTCGTCGATAGCGCGGAACGTGCGATCGCGAGCATCGAGGCGGCCACCGACGCCGCCGGCTGGGCGCTCGGCGCCGCGCGGCTCAAGGGATTGGCGGCGAGCTTCGGCGCGGTCCGGCTGATGGCGCTGGCATCCGAAGCGGCGGAAACGCCGCACGATGCCGAAATGGTGCGCAAGCTGCGCCGTGCGGTGGGCAGGCTCTAA